Proteins encoded by one window of Candidatus Nitrosocosmicus hydrocola:
- a CDS encoding CofH family radical SAM protein — protein sequence MQNSQISHDIFKGSELENTVDKILNNNNIEINDLIYLLKTPEIQRLGLIGNSLREHLYGKQVSFINNIILNYTNVCVTYCKFCAFYRPPGHEESYTVSKEEIIERIVFAKNNYDIKQVLFQGGHNPKLNTEYFEDIFNTIRSKCPDVAIHGLSASEIDMIARVDRSSPREVLERLHIAGLESLPGAGAEILVDEVKEIISPLKISSQTWLEIMETAHKIGIKSSATMMYGTVETIEQRARHIIKIAELQKKTRGFMAFIPWSFEPNKTEIQEIGTVQYAMGGFELLKMISVSRVVFNGLIDHLQSSWLTNGIGMAQLAIFHGSDDFGGTLIGEEVVSATGARSTELLAKNIINAIKSMGFIPVERNNNYDLLKTY from the coding sequence TTGCAAAATAGCCAGATTAGTCATGATATTTTTAAAGGTTCTGAATTAGAAAACACGGTAGATAAAATTCTAAATAATAACAATATAGAGATCAATGATCTTATCTATTTACTTAAGACGCCTGAAATACAGAGGCTTGGATTAATAGGAAATAGTCTAAGAGAACACTTGTATGGTAAGCAGGTTTCATTCATTAACAATATCATCTTAAATTATACAAACGTATGTGTAACTTATTGTAAATTTTGTGCTTTTTATCGCCCCCCGGGACATGAGGAATCTTACACTGTTAGTAAGGAAGAGATAATCGAACGGATAGTTTTTGCAAAGAATAACTATGATATTAAACAGGTACTATTTCAAGGAGGCCATAACCCGAAGTTAAACACGGAATATTTTGAAGACATTTTTAACACTATTAGATCAAAGTGTCCAGATGTTGCAATTCATGGACTATCTGCTTCTGAAATTGATATGATTGCTAGAGTAGATAGAAGCTCCCCTCGTGAAGTGCTCGAAAGACTACACATAGCTGGTTTGGAATCATTACCTGGTGCAGGGGCGGAAATTCTAGTTGATGAAGTAAAAGAAATTATCAGCCCTCTCAAAATTTCAAGCCAAACCTGGCTTGAAATAATGGAGACCGCGCACAAAATTGGTATCAAATCGTCTGCAACTATGATGTATGGAACAGTTGAAACAATTGAACAGCGCGCTCGTCATATTATAAAAATAGCGGAGCTTCAGAAAAAGACTCGAGGATTTATGGCATTTATTCCTTGGAGTTTTGAGCCAAATAAAACGGAGATTCAAGAGATTGGGACTGTTCAATATGCTATGGGTGGATTTGAATTATTGAAAATGATATCGGTGTCTCGAGTTGTCTTCAATGGATTAATTGACCACTTACAGTCTTCATGGCTAACAAACGGAATTGGTATGGCCCAACTTGCTATTTTTCATGGGTCCGATGACTTTGGTGGTACATTAATCGGTGAAGAAGTAGTTAGTGCTACGGGTGCTCGGTCTACAGAACTTTTGGCCAAAAATATAATAAATGCTATAAAATCAATGGGATTTATTCCTGTTGAGAGGAACAATAACTATGATTTGTTAAAAACATATTAA
- a CDS encoding elongation factor EF-2: MPKFKSTQDILRIIGNKDQIRNFGVIAHVDHGKTTMSDSLLAASGIISPSVAGQALALDSMKLEQNRQMTIRGANVTLFYENDDGKEYVINMIDTPGHIDFTGRVTRALRAIDGVVVVSDSVEGIMTQTETVTRQALEERVRPVLYINKIDRLVKELRLDPAAMQKWLSNIIAEFNRLVDLYAEPELKEKWKVSIQGNTVAFGSAKDRWGFNFKVAQKKGISFKDVYDAYTSTDPTAIKKLSERAPLHDAVLGMVVQHHPPPHVAQKYRIPKIWQGDLDSDIGKALINCDENGPALMMVTTINVDPQAGRVATGRLFSGTIKDGDEVFLIDAKRSGKVQSVNIYMGNTREVVSVLPCGNIPALLGLDYAVAGETISSVKNVNAFESIKYVSEPVVTIAVEPKHPKDLPKLVEGLRRITVEDPNLIVKINEETGETLMAGMGVLHLEIATSLLQEAGLDIKTTQPLINYRETIKGRAGPIMSKSPNKHNKIFLRVEPLSEEVIELIRTGQLKEDMDKKEMSRILREKGWPTDEARSVVTVDPTGNMLADETKGVQFIQESMDSIKSGFDDVIHSGPIAQEQVRGLKFVLHHFVPHEDPAHRGLAQLMPASRRAMLGSMLIADPVLLEPILGIEVKCPQEQIGTVAGILSGKRGKLLNVDQKGVIAIILGEVPASETFDLSETMRGGTAGKAMWSTYFKTWQAVPQSVIKTLVTDIRKRKGIAPEPPSPDEFIDRE, translated from the coding sequence ATGCCCAAGTTTAAATCGACACAAGATATTCTTAGGATTATTGGAAATAAAGATCAAATCAGAAATTTTGGTGTTATTGCTCATGTAGACCACGGAAAAACGACCATGAGTGATAGTCTTTTGGCTGCCTCTGGGATTATTTCTCCAAGTGTAGCAGGTCAAGCTTTGGCCTTGGACTCTATGAAACTAGAACAAAATAGGCAGATGACTATCAGAGGGGCAAACGTTACGTTATTTTATGAAAATGATGACGGCAAAGAATATGTAATTAATATGATTGATACACCTGGGCACATTGACTTTACTGGTAGAGTTACTAGAGCATTAAGAGCAATTGACGGTGTCGTCGTCGTTTCTGATTCTGTTGAAGGAATAATGACCCAGACAGAAACTGTTACGCGACAGGCTCTAGAAGAAAGGGTTAGACCAGTATTATACATTAACAAAATCGATAGACTTGTTAAAGAATTGAGATTAGATCCAGCCGCTATGCAAAAATGGTTGTCTAATATTATTGCTGAATTTAATAGGCTAGTTGATCTTTACGCTGAACCAGAATTAAAAGAAAAATGGAAAGTTAGTATTCAAGGAAACACTGTAGCGTTTGGTTCTGCTAAAGATAGATGGGGATTCAACTTCAAGGTGGCACAGAAAAAAGGAATTAGTTTCAAAGATGTCTATGACGCTTATACTTCAACAGACCCTACAGCAATAAAGAAATTATCAGAGAGGGCACCGTTGCATGATGCTGTTTTAGGTATGGTCGTTCAACATCACCCACCACCACATGTAGCACAAAAATATAGAATTCCTAAAATTTGGCAAGGTGATTTGGATTCAGACATTGGAAAAGCACTAATAAATTGTGATGAAAACGGACCGGCTTTAATGATGGTCACAACCATTAACGTAGATCCCCAAGCAGGTAGGGTCGCAACAGGGCGATTGTTTTCAGGAACCATAAAAGACGGAGATGAAGTCTTTTTGATTGATGCAAAGAGATCAGGAAAAGTACAGTCTGTAAACATTTACATGGGAAATACCAGGGAAGTTGTAAGTGTTCTTCCATGTGGTAATATCCCTGCCTTGTTGGGATTGGATTATGCTGTGGCAGGAGAAACTATATCGTCTGTGAAGAATGTTAATGCATTTGAATCCATAAAGTATGTATCAGAACCTGTAGTTACTATTGCAGTAGAGCCAAAACATCCCAAAGATTTACCAAAACTGGTTGAAGGCTTGAGGAGAATTACGGTTGAGGACCCTAACCTTATTGTTAAAATCAATGAGGAGACTGGTGAAACACTAATGGCTGGAATGGGTGTATTACACCTTGAAATTGCTACCTCCTTGTTGCAAGAAGCCGGTTTAGACATTAAGACTACTCAACCTTTAATCAACTACCGTGAAACCATTAAGGGTAGAGCAGGTCCTATAATGAGTAAATCTCCTAATAAGCATAACAAGATCTTTTTGAGGGTAGAACCCCTTAGCGAAGAGGTCATAGAATTGATACGTACTGGTCAGCTAAAAGAAGATATGGACAAAAAGGAGATGTCTCGCATATTAAGGGAAAAAGGCTGGCCTACCGACGAGGCAAGAAGTGTTGTTACTGTTGATCCAACTGGTAACATGCTCGCTGATGAGACAAAAGGAGTACAATTCATCCAAGAGTCAATGGATTCTATAAAATCAGGATTTGATGATGTAATCCACTCTGGCCCCATTGCTCAAGAACAGGTAAGAGGACTCAAGTTTGTATTACACCACTTTGTTCCCCACGAGGATCCTGCTCACAGAGGTTTGGCTCAACTGATGCCCGCATCAAGACGAGCTATGCTGGGATCCATGCTTATTGCAGACCCAGTCTTATTGGAACCAATTCTAGGTATCGAAGTAAAATGCCCGCAAGAACAAATAGGAACGGTGGCCGGGATTTTGTCGGGAAAGCGAGGAAAGTTATTAAACGTAGATCAGAAAGGAGTTATCGCAATTATTTTGGGAGAAGTTCCTGCTTCTGAGACGTTTGACCTGTCCGAAACAATGAGAGGAGGTACCGCCGGAAAAGCTATGTGGAGCACATACTTTAAGACATGGCAAGCCGTGCCTCAGTCAGTTATTAAAACTCTGGTAACCGATATCCGAAAGAGAAAAGGCATTGCTCCCGAACCTCCATCCCCAGACGAATTTATTGATCGGGAATAG
- a CDS encoding menaquinone biosynthesis family protein, with translation MVDEIGVGHTPDADDAFMFYALENELIPMNNFKIVHHVEDIEKLNKRAINHELEITAISAHALAYLDKYTILMSGGSFGINYGPIIVTKEEKNSLEELSNGVVGIPGYLTSAYLLMTISLGKQVCKEFLFSDIPDAVFNNLVDYGLIIHESQITYKSQKLCKLFDLGEWWDKTSGGLPVPLGINVASNNLMNISRIRDFDELLKSSIQYSFDHLEEAIKFALKYGRGTEKSILTEFVKMYVNEFTLDMKIQGKDSISRLFDLAYEKGIIEKKVPLNYTK, from the coding sequence ATGGTAGATGAAATAGGGGTTGGTCATACACCCGATGCAGATGATGCTTTCATGTTTTATGCACTAGAAAATGAGCTAATTCCAATGAATAATTTTAAGATTGTTCATCATGTGGAGGATATTGAAAAGTTAAATAAGAGAGCAATAAACCATGAATTAGAAATTACAGCCATCTCAGCTCATGCCTTAGCATATTTAGATAAATATACCATCTTAATGAGTGGCGGAAGTTTCGGAATAAATTATGGTCCCATAATTGTTACAAAGGAAGAAAAAAATTCACTAGAAGAGTTGTCTAATGGTGTGGTTGGGATTCCAGGATATTTAACCTCTGCATACTTACTTATGACAATTTCTTTGGGAAAACAGGTTTGCAAAGAATTTCTTTTTAGTGACATACCTGACGCTGTTTTTAATAATTTAGTAGATTATGGGCTGATAATACACGAGTCGCAAATAACGTATAAATCGCAAAAGTTATGCAAGTTGTTTGATCTGGGAGAATGGTGGGATAAAACTTCTGGCGGTTTGCCTGTTCCCCTCGGGATTAATGTTGCCAGCAATAACTTGATGAATATTTCACGAATCCGGGATTTCGATGAATTACTGAAAAGTTCTATACAGTACAGTTTTGATCACTTAGAAGAGGCAATCAAATTTGCCTTAAAATACGGAAGAGGAACAGAAAAATCAATCTTGACAGAATTTGTGAAAATGTATGTTAACGAATTTACTTTGGATATGAAAATACAAGGTAAGGATTCAATTTCCAGATTATTTGATTTAGCTTACGAAAAAGGGATTATTGAAAAAAAGGTTCCCCTAAACTATACAAAATAA
- a CDS encoding hydroxymethylglutaryl-CoA synthase family protein, translating to MPVGIDDMAIYVPKLYVDYKDFAEARGIDPQKLEYGIGIKKMALADANQDPASMAANACMRLMKNNDLHPQDIGRIYVATESGLDESKAMNSFVIGMLEQVYGDSTLEHAGGIECKFACVSGSYALYDNTNWIRAGESNDKAAIVIVSDIAKYDIGSAGEYTQGAGAIALLIKENPRLLAFDERVTSTIIKNEYDFYRPFGKETPLVNGLYSNLLYLIQVRKALETYKEKALKTGIVVLKEDESITDHIDYISVHLPYRRMGEKALAYLLRHEWRHLPRWQKITEEIGLDEPIPKDPRGTIESILADVEFMKADEKFRREFMKTEHYRNVFDRKMSSSLQASALIGNLYTASMYMGLRSLLEFEYVKNVDLYGKRIGFGSYGSGCSAMVFSGVIQENYKELVSRMNLDKDIGPRTKMSIEDYEKLHKNTRKYDQAFLNAEDEFILVNIGGNTADRAGFREYCYAS from the coding sequence GTGCCAGTTGGAATAGATGACATGGCTATCTATGTTCCGAAGCTATATGTAGATTATAAAGACTTCGCTGAGGCTAGAGGAATAGACCCTCAGAAATTAGAATACGGTATTGGAATAAAAAAGATGGCCTTGGCCGATGCAAATCAAGATCCTGCAAGTATGGCAGCAAACGCTTGTATGAGATTAATGAAAAATAATGATCTTCATCCTCAAGATATTGGTAGAATTTATGTTGCAACAGAGTCTGGCCTAGACGAATCAAAGGCCATGAATTCTTTCGTGATTGGAATGTTAGAACAAGTTTATGGAGATAGTACTTTGGAACATGCTGGAGGTATTGAATGCAAATTTGCATGTGTAAGCGGCTCTTATGCATTATATGACAACACAAATTGGATTAGAGCAGGAGAGAGTAATGATAAAGCTGCTATCGTAATAGTTAGTGATATCGCAAAGTACGATATTGGATCCGCTGGAGAGTATACTCAAGGAGCAGGAGCAATTGCATTATTGATCAAAGAGAATCCAAGACTATTAGCCTTCGATGAAAGAGTCACATCAACTATTATTAAAAACGAATACGACTTTTATCGTCCTTTCGGAAAGGAAACTCCATTAGTCAACGGATTGTATTCAAATCTGCTTTACCTAATCCAGGTAAGAAAGGCTCTTGAAACATACAAAGAGAAAGCTCTCAAAACAGGGATTGTAGTTCTAAAGGAAGATGAATCAATTACAGACCATATTGACTATATTAGCGTTCATTTACCATATCGACGTATGGGTGAGAAAGCCCTTGCGTACTTATTAAGACATGAATGGAGGCATTTGCCGCGATGGCAGAAAATAACGGAAGAGATAGGATTGGATGAACCAATCCCAAAAGACCCACGGGGAACTATTGAATCAATTTTGGCAGACGTAGAATTCATGAAAGCAGATGAAAAGTTTAGGAGAGAATTCATGAAAACCGAACATTATAGAAACGTATTTGACAGAAAAATGTCATCATCGCTACAAGCCTCTGCGTTAATTGGAAATCTGTATACAGCTTCAATGTACATGGGTTTAAGGAGTCTACTAGAATTTGAATATGTAAAGAACGTTGATCTTTATGGTAAACGAATCGGATTTGGATCTTATGGTAGCGGCTGTAGTGCAATGGTATTTTCTGGAGTGATTCAGGAGAATTATAAAGAATTGGTTTCTCGTATGAATTTAGATAAAGATATTGGACCTAGAACAAAGATGTCTATAGAGGACTATGAAAAATTGCACAAAAATACGCGAAAATATGATCAGGCATTTTTGAATGCTGAGGATGAGTTTATTTTGGTAAACATAGGTGGAAATACAGCAGACAGAGCAGGCTTCAGAGAATACTGCTACGCATCCTAA
- a CDS encoding Lrp/AsnC ligand binding domain-containing protein yields the protein MPTAYILINCILGKEEEIIKQISQIQQVKEVRGTYGVHDMFVKIQTDTVDEMNNTITNSIRKINGITSTVTLVSIPEQGGRG from the coding sequence ATGCCCACTGCTTATATATTGATAAACTGTATTTTAGGAAAGGAAGAAGAAATCATCAAGCAAATATCTCAAATTCAACAGGTAAAGGAAGTTCGTGGTACATATGGTGTTCATGATATGTTTGTGAAAATTCAAACCGATACGGTTGACGAGATGAATAATACAATTACGAATAGCATCAGGAAAATAAATGGGATAACTTCAACAGTAACTCTTGTGTCCATTCCAGAACAGGGCGGAAGGGGTTAA
- a CDS encoding cob(I)yrinic acid a,c-diamide adenosyltransferase, translating into MKIYTKTGDKGKTSLFDGSRVNKSSNRIKSYGLVDEVNSQIGILISLINNNPEVIDLKKILLILQRQLFVLGSDLANPSNHVSQYPRITSKEISFLENQIDELDKNLEPLKSFILPGGSLHSSQCHVIRTVIRRAEISMADLYSKSEISEHSFIYINRLSDLFFMFARTFNKRLGQDDIIWKN; encoded by the coding sequence ATGAAGATATATACTAAAACTGGTGATAAGGGCAAAACTAGTCTATTCGATGGAAGTCGCGTAAATAAATCAAGTAATAGAATAAAGTCTTATGGTTTAGTAGATGAAGTAAATAGCCAAATTGGAATTTTGATATCTCTAATTAACAACAATCCCGAGGTCATTGATCTCAAGAAAATACTTTTAATCTTACAAAGACAACTGTTTGTTCTTGGAAGTGATCTTGCAAATCCTTCAAACCATGTCTCCCAGTATCCTCGAATAACCTCTAAAGAGATATCCTTTTTAGAAAATCAGATTGATGAGTTGGACAAAAACCTAGAGCCTCTAAAATCCTTTATATTACCTGGTGGATCACTGCATTCATCACAGTGTCATGTAATTCGCACAGTTATTCGCAGGGCCGAAATTTCTATGGCTGACCTGTATTCAAAGAGTGAAATAAGCGAACATTCTTTTATATACATAAATAGATTATCCGATCTTTTTTTTATGTTTGCTAGAACCTTTAACAAGAGACTAGGACAAGATGACATTATCTGGAAAAATTAA
- a CDS encoding radical SAM protein: MNGEELTFKDGVDIMRNENLFLLGRAADQLRRQIRGENVTFVSSYYLNYTNVCAASCQLCAFYRKEKDDDAYTLTNDLIVKRAEVAIDQLKATELHIVGGFHPKLDMEYYEGMFRSIKKRFPKVIIKALTPAEIFFISKVTKNSIREVLMRLKEAGLDALPGGGAEIFNKDTRDKIVLGKCSGEEWLNTAYEAHKIGLRGNCTMLFGHIETPEDIVDHIIRLRELNKKTGGFTTFIPLKFSLENTRLEKEHTITTESPSTYDLRVIALARLLLANVLPNVSVYWIALGKKLAQVALCYGGNDLVGTAFSEEIFKAAGKPNQTTTNELKFLIKEIGRQPVQRDTFFKPINSD; the protein is encoded by the coding sequence ATGAACGGGGAAGAATTGACATTTAAAGACGGCGTCGACATTATGAGAAATGAAAACCTGTTTTTGTTGGGGAGGGCCGCTGATCAGCTTAGGAGACAAATTCGCGGTGAAAATGTTACATTTGTTTCATCATACTATCTAAATTATACGAATGTCTGCGCTGCAAGTTGTCAGTTGTGTGCTTTTTATCGGAAAGAAAAAGACGATGATGCATACACATTAACAAATGATCTGATAGTAAAGAGAGCAGAGGTGGCAATTGATCAATTAAAAGCTACTGAACTACATATTGTGGGCGGGTTTCACCCAAAGTTAGACATGGAATATTATGAAGGAATGTTTAGATCCATAAAAAAAAGGTTCCCCAAGGTTATTATCAAAGCTCTGACACCCGCTGAAATATTTTTTATTTCAAAAGTTACAAAGAATTCAATTAGAGAGGTATTAATGAGATTGAAAGAGGCGGGTCTAGATGCATTGCCAGGTGGCGGGGCAGAAATTTTCAATAAGGATACTCGAGACAAAATCGTCCTTGGTAAATGTTCTGGAGAAGAGTGGCTAAATACAGCCTATGAAGCACACAAAATTGGATTAAGGGGTAATTGCACCATGCTTTTTGGTCATATTGAAACTCCCGAAGATATTGTAGATCACATAATTAGATTACGTGAATTAAATAAGAAAACTGGCGGATTTACAACATTTATTCCATTAAAATTCAGTTTAGAGAATACGCGATTGGAAAAAGAACATACCATCACTACTGAAAGTCCTTCAACATATGACTTGAGGGTAATTGCTCTGGCACGTTTACTACTGGCTAATGTTTTGCCCAATGTCTCTGTTTATTGGATAGCACTCGGTAAAAAACTAGCACAGGTAGCGCTTTGTTATGGGGGTAATGATTTGGTTGGTACAGCATTTTCGGAGGAAATTTTCAAGGCCGCTGGAAAACCTAATCAAACTACAACAAATGAATTGAAATTCTTGATCAAAGAGATAGGACGGCAACCTGTTCAAAGAGATACTTTCTTTAAACCAATCAATAGCGATTGA
- a CDS encoding phosphatase PAP2 family protein: MNHDLFPHKTSGKSWLTMRYFYTGVLLLVVFTIFSSIIFLSINNSFHEGQGLMDFDEQSVFHISLIHHSYLDYMMKLVSEYGREVFWIFVMIISFVFGGHQGKMITVVLFLSLLIVIPQNILIKEASDRDRPSDLITVTIMDQQTDQSFPSGHASVVAAGITAFGLFLHHTKRNLIIFLALILEGILVFVSRIYLGVHYPTDIIGGIILGTGVTFLVATFQSFYFKIISMIFTKNPKEN; the protein is encoded by the coding sequence TTGAATCATGATCTCTTTCCACACAAAACATCGGGCAAGTCATGGTTAACAATGCGCTACTTTTATACAGGAGTTTTACTTCTTGTAGTTTTTACTATTTTCTCATCTATTATTTTCTTGTCGATCAATAATTCCTTTCATGAAGGACAGGGATTGATGGATTTTGATGAACAATCTGTTTTTCATATTTCCTTAATTCACCATTCTTATCTAGACTATATGATGAAACTTGTTTCGGAATATGGAAGAGAGGTTTTTTGGATATTTGTTATGATTATTTCTTTTGTTTTTGGTGGTCACCAGGGAAAGATGATTACCGTTGTACTCTTTTTGTCCTTGCTAATTGTTATACCCCAAAACATATTGATTAAAGAAGCTTCTGATAGAGACCGGCCATCCGATTTAATAACTGTAACCATTATGGACCAACAAACAGATCAATCATTTCCTTCCGGGCATGCAAGCGTCGTTGCAGCAGGAATTACTGCGTTTGGATTGTTTTTACATCATACAAAACGAAACTTGATTATTTTCTTAGCACTTATACTTGAAGGAATACTGGTATTTGTTTCTCGAATTTATTTAGGAGTTCACTATCCCACAGATATTATAGGAGGTATTATCTTAGGAACAGGTGTTACCTTTCTTGTAGCAACTTTCCAAAGTTTTTATTTTAAAATAATTTCCATGATATTTACTAAAAACCCAAAAGAAAATTGA
- the ilvA gene encoding threonine ammonia-lyase — protein sequence MPKSAIRKIDLIRSNTFSEMCRNHIFLKLECYQKTGSFKVRGAVAMIEGLSNEEKRNGVIAASAGNHAQGVAYASSMNSMVCTIVMPKNASPAKIAATKSYGAKVILEGNNYDESSKYAHQIAESEGKTLIPAFDHPDIIAGQGTVGLEILEDLKDIDEIYVPIGGGGLIAGTAIAAKSINPKIRIIGVESVAFPSMKKSVKIGKISNVQEGYTIADGISVKTPGKLPFKLIQNYVDDIVVVDDLSIVKTMFLLMERAKIVTEPAGAASLAYLISNRKRLSRNKNIVSILSGGNVDMYLLGQVVAKGLMQTGRMIKIFIELTDKPGALKNIVDEITNANVNIVEVVHDRLSSNISAGTAGVYLSLELENKEQSQILIKLFDKHQIKYKLIK from the coding sequence ATGCCAAAGTCAGCAATAAGGAAAATTGACTTGATTCGTTCAAATACCTTTTCTGAAATGTGCCGCAATCATATTTTCTTAAAATTAGAATGCTATCAAAAAACCGGGTCGTTTAAGGTCCGAGGCGCTGTTGCAATGATTGAAGGACTAAGTAATGAGGAAAAAAGAAATGGTGTTATAGCAGCATCGGCTGGTAATCATGCACAAGGTGTAGCATATGCTTCATCAATGAATAGTATGGTCTGCACCATTGTGATGCCAAAAAATGCGTCTCCTGCAAAAATTGCAGCCACTAAATCTTATGGTGCGAAAGTTATTTTGGAAGGAAACAATTATGACGAATCGTCCAAATATGCCCATCAAATTGCAGAATCAGAGGGAAAAACATTGATACCTGCTTTCGACCATCCTGACATTATTGCTGGACAAGGGACTGTGGGTTTAGAAATCCTAGAGGATTTGAAGGATATTGATGAAATTTACGTTCCGATAGGTGGTGGTGGATTGATAGCAGGAACTGCAATAGCTGCAAAGTCCATTAATCCAAAAATTAGAATAATTGGAGTAGAATCAGTTGCTTTTCCATCCATGAAGAAATCTGTAAAAATTGGTAAGATAAGTAATGTTCAGGAAGGTTATACCATTGCCGATGGAATATCTGTAAAAACCCCTGGAAAACTGCCATTCAAATTGATTCAAAACTATGTGGATGATATCGTAGTCGTCGATGATCTTTCAATAGTGAAAACTATGTTTTTGCTTATGGAAAGAGCCAAAATAGTTACGGAGCCTGCAGGTGCAGCTTCGTTGGCCTATCTCATATCAAATAGAAAGCGTCTCTCTAGAAATAAAAATATCGTATCCATTCTCTCTGGAGGAAATGTGGATATGTATTTGCTTGGTCAAGTGGTAGCAAAGGGATTAATGCAAACCGGTAGAATGATAAAAATCTTTATTGAATTGACCGACAAACCAGGTGCACTTAAAAATATCGTAGACGAAATAACAAATGCAAATGTAAATATTGTTGAGGTGGTTCATGACCGATTGTCATCAAATATTTCTGCAGGAACCGCCGGAGTTTATTTAAGCCTCGAATTAGAAAACAAGGAACAATCTCAAATTTTGATCAAACTTTTTGATAAACACCAGATAAAATATAAACTAATAAAATAA